One window from the genome of Mumia sp. ZJ1417 encodes:
- a CDS encoding SigE family RNA polymerase sigma factor gives MTPQERDAFEAFVTARWTPMFRLAHALTGNRDDAEDVVQSAFAKAFTAWQRVRAADSPDAYVRRMIVNEVRDGWRRRWRHVERSVPDVPERASGGHDDAVATSDIVWRCLQRLPAKQRAVVVLRYFEDLSEREVAAVLNIPPGTVKSRTSAAMRMLRTELAARGHGLDPGPDQGDTPRSTIDLGRSPA, from the coding sequence ATGACCCCCCAAGAGCGCGACGCCTTTGAAGCGTTCGTCACCGCGCGCTGGACGCCGATGTTCCGGCTCGCACACGCCTTGACCGGCAACCGCGACGACGCTGAGGACGTGGTGCAGTCCGCGTTCGCGAAGGCGTTCACAGCATGGCAGCGAGTCCGAGCCGCCGACAGCCCCGACGCGTACGTGCGACGCATGATCGTCAACGAGGTGCGCGACGGGTGGCGCCGGCGCTGGCGCCACGTGGAGCGGTCGGTGCCGGACGTGCCCGAGCGAGCCAGCGGCGGACACGATGACGCGGTCGCAACCTCCGACATCGTGTGGCGCTGTCTGCAACGGCTCCCCGCCAAGCAGCGCGCCGTCGTCGTTCTCCGCTACTTCGAGGACCTGAGCGAGCGCGAGGTCGCCGCTGTCCTCAATATCCCACCGGGCACGGTCAAGAGCCGGACGAGCGCGGCGATGCGGATGCTGCGCACCGAGCTCGCCGCGCGCGGCCACGGCCTCGACCCAGGTCCCGACCAAGGCGACACCCCGCGATCCACGATCGACCTCGGCAGGAGCCCGGCATGA
- a CDS encoding MoaD/ThiS family protein, translated as MSVSVRIPTILRTYTKGDSEVNVDGETVAAVIDSLEASFPGIKARVVDETGAIRRFVNVYVGTEDVRFAEGLETSVPAGQQVSIIPAVAGGC; from the coding sequence ATGAGCGTCTCCGTCCGCATCCCGACGATCCTGCGCACCTACACCAAGGGTGACTCCGAGGTGAACGTCGACGGCGAGACCGTCGCCGCCGTCATCGACTCGCTCGAGGCCTCCTTCCCGGGGATCAAGGCGCGCGTGGTCGACGAGACCGGCGCGATCCGGCGGTTCGTGAACGTGTACGTCGGCACCGAGGACGTGCGCTTCGCCGAGGGCCTCGAGACCTCGGTCCCGGCCGGCCAGCAGGTCTCGATCATCCCGGCGGTCGCCGGCGGCTGCTGA
- the thrC gene encoding threonine synthase, whose translation MVCRACGAHQELGPHYACLECFGPLEVAYDFPAITREQIEAGPKSIWRYQPLLPVPADIAAIPNTDPGFTRLVKADNLARELGIKTLWIKDDSGNPTHSFKDRVVAVALSAARELGLKVLACPSTGNLANAVAAAAARAGIKSVVFIPENLERPKILTTAVYGGTLVAVRGNYDDVNKLASEIAGEEDGWAFVNVNVRPYYAEGSKTLAYETAEQLGWRIPEQVVIPVASGSQLTKVDKGFTELGKLGLVDATPYKIFGAQATGCSPVAQAFREGHDVVRPVKPDTIAKSLAIGNPADGPYVLDTCRRTGGAVEDVSDDEVRDGIQLLARTEGIFAETAGGVTIATLKKLLASGQLDPEAETVVFNTGDGLKTLDAIADRVGPAATIDPTYTAFTAANLV comes from the coding sequence CTGGTGTGCCGCGCGTGCGGCGCCCACCAGGAGCTCGGTCCCCACTACGCCTGTCTCGAGTGTTTCGGCCCGCTCGAGGTGGCGTACGACTTCCCGGCGATCACCCGCGAGCAGATCGAGGCGGGGCCCAAGAGCATCTGGCGCTACCAGCCGCTGCTGCCGGTGCCGGCCGACATCGCCGCGATCCCCAACACCGATCCCGGCTTCACCCGCCTCGTGAAGGCCGACAACCTGGCCCGCGAGCTCGGCATCAAGACGCTGTGGATCAAGGACGACTCGGGCAACCCGACGCACTCCTTCAAGGACCGCGTCGTCGCCGTCGCACTGTCAGCGGCTCGCGAGCTCGGCCTGAAGGTCCTCGCGTGCCCCTCGACGGGCAACCTCGCCAACGCCGTCGCCGCGGCCGCCGCCCGCGCCGGCATCAAGAGCGTCGTCTTCATCCCGGAGAACCTCGAGCGGCCCAAGATCCTCACGACCGCGGTGTACGGCGGCACGCTGGTCGCCGTCCGCGGCAACTACGACGACGTCAACAAGCTCGCCAGCGAGATCGCCGGCGAGGAGGACGGGTGGGCGTTCGTCAACGTCAACGTCCGGCCCTACTACGCCGAGGGCTCCAAGACGCTGGCGTACGAGACCGCCGAGCAGCTCGGGTGGCGCATCCCGGAGCAGGTCGTCATCCCGGTCGCGTCCGGCTCGCAGCTCACCAAGGTCGACAAGGGTTTCACCGAGCTCGGCAAGCTCGGTCTCGTCGACGCGACGCCCTACAAGATCTTCGGCGCCCAGGCCACCGGCTGCTCGCCCGTCGCACAGGCGTTCCGCGAGGGCCACGACGTCGTCCGCCCGGTCAAGCCGGACACGATCGCCAAGTCGCTCGCGATCGGCAACCCCGCCGACGGTCCGTACGTGCTCGACACCTGCCGCCGTACGGGCGGTGCGGTCGAGGACGTCTCCGACGACGAGGTGCGCGACGGCATCCAGCTCCTCGCCCGTACGGAGGGCATCTTCGCGGAGACCGCCGGCGGCGTCACGATCGCGACGCTCAAGAAGCTCCTCGCGAGCGGGCAGCTCGACCCGGAGGCGGAGACGGTCGTCTTCAACACCGGCGACGGGCTCAAGACCCTCGATGCCATCGCGGACCGGGTCGGCCCGGCCGCGACCATCGACCCGACCTACACGGCGTTCACCGCCGCCAACCTCGTCTGA
- a CDS encoding EamA family transporter, with the protein MTSRDRSLAVLVAVTWGLNFLAIHASLEHFPPMFCVALRFGLMAIPTILLVPRPDVELRWLIGYGAGFGIAQFVFLYAGMNAGMPAGLASLVLQASAPFTVVLAGVLLRERLSGRQVLGILLAIAGLAGVAWHRSQTAALLPVVLTLLGALGWAFGNLANRQARPSNPLHLTLWMSVVPPIPMLALALLVEGPGRVGTSITTAFTAEALPAVLGIAYTIVIGTVVGSGLWTMLMTRYPSSTVAPFSMLVPVVGMSTSAVVLGERLHPFELASGAVVIAGVLLGSTRRKTTTSDQAGTTSRASRPLGPSEISKTTA; encoded by the coding sequence GTGACCTCCCGTGACCGTTCCCTCGCCGTGCTCGTCGCGGTCACCTGGGGGCTGAACTTCCTCGCCATCCACGCCTCGCTCGAGCACTTCCCGCCGATGTTCTGCGTAGCGCTGCGGTTCGGCCTGATGGCGATCCCGACGATCCTGCTCGTCCCGCGGCCGGACGTGGAGCTGCGCTGGCTGATCGGGTACGGGGCAGGGTTCGGGATCGCGCAGTTCGTCTTCCTCTACGCCGGGATGAACGCCGGCATGCCTGCCGGGCTCGCCTCGCTGGTCCTCCAGGCGTCCGCCCCGTTCACCGTCGTCCTCGCCGGCGTCCTGCTCCGCGAGCGCCTGAGCGGCCGTCAGGTCCTCGGGATCCTCCTCGCGATCGCCGGGCTCGCCGGAGTCGCGTGGCACCGGTCGCAGACGGCGGCGCTCCTCCCCGTCGTACTGACCCTGCTCGGCGCCCTCGGATGGGCCTTCGGCAACCTCGCGAACCGGCAGGCCCGTCCGTCGAACCCGTTGCACCTAACCCTCTGGATGTCGGTCGTCCCGCCGATCCCGATGCTCGCCCTGGCACTGCTCGTCGAGGGCCCCGGGCGCGTCGGCACCTCGATCACGACCGCGTTCACCGCCGAGGCGCTCCCAGCAGTCCTCGGTATCGCCTACACGATCGTGATCGGCACGGTCGTCGGCTCGGGGCTGTGGACGATGCTGATGACCCGCTATCCGTCGAGCACGGTCGCGCCGTTCTCGATGCTCGTCCCGGTGGTCGGCATGAGCACGAGCGCCGTCGTCCTCGGGGAACGCCTCCACCCGTTCGAGCTGGCCTCGGGGGCGGTCGTCATCGCCGGTGTCCTTCTCGGGTCGACCCGGCGCAAGACGACGACAAGCGATCAAGCCGGGACGACTTCGCGCGCCTCGCGACCCTTGGGGCCGTCCGAGATCTCGAAGACCACGGCCTGA
- a CDS encoding dihydrofolate reductase family protein, producing the protein MATSLYHSTASLDGFITGPDEEIGFLVEPAMGDNALVDALTARPYGGAWEGPIVVHTHDPDEPPAEGIVFVTGTVEDAYAVAAEAAGDKYVVVLGAVTARRLLEAGLLDEVMLHVVPRFVGAGTPVLDAPEGLPVRLDWISRSTSGEIQNLWARVIG; encoded by the coding sequence ATGGCGACCTCGCTCTACCACTCCACGGCCTCGCTCGACGGCTTCATCACGGGCCCCGACGAGGAGATCGGCTTCCTCGTCGAGCCCGCGATGGGCGACAACGCCCTCGTCGACGCGCTCACGGCCCGCCCGTACGGCGGTGCGTGGGAGGGGCCGATCGTCGTGCACACCCACGACCCGGACGAGCCTCCCGCCGAAGGGATCGTCTTCGTCACCGGCACGGTCGAGGACGCCTACGCGGTCGCGGCGGAGGCGGCCGGCGACAAGTACGTGGTCGTGCTCGGTGCGGTCACCGCGAGGCGTCTTCTGGAGGCGGGCCTGCTGGACGAGGTGATGCTGCACGTCGTGCCCCGGTTCGTCGGCGCCGGCACCCCGGTCCTCGACGCCCCCGAAGGTCTCCCGGTGAGGCTGGACTGGATCAGCCGCTCGACGTCCGGCGAGATCCAGAACCTCTGGGCGCGCGTCATCGGCTGA
- the groL gene encoding chaperonin GroEL (60 kDa chaperone family; promotes refolding of misfolded polypeptides especially under stressful conditions; forms two stacked rings of heptamers to form a barrel-shaped 14mer; ends can be capped by GroES; misfolded proteins enter the barrel where they are refolded when GroES binds), translating into MPKTIAFNEEARRGLERGMNVLADAVKVTLGPKGRNVVLEKKWGAPTITNDGVSIAKEIELEDPYEKIGAELVKEVAKKTDDVAGDGTTTATVLAQALVREGLRNVAAGANPIALKRGIEKAVEAVSAQLLSMAKDIETKEQIASTAAISAADPIVGEIIAEAMDKVGKEGVITVEESNTFGLELELTEGMRFDKGYISQYFYTDPERMEAVLDDPYILIANSKITSVKDLVPVLEKVMQSGKPLLIIAEDIEGEALATLIVNKVKGTFKSVAVKAPGFGDRRKAMLTDIAILTGGEVISEEVGLKLENADISLLGTARKVVVTKDETTIVDGGGSEDQITGRVNQIRAEIENSDSDYDREKLQERLAKLAGGVAVIKVGAATEVELKERKHRIEDAVRNAKAAVEEGIVAGGGVALVQATAAAFEKLELEGDEATGAAIVKSASTAPLKQIAVNAGLEGGVVAEKVQGLPLGHGLNAATGEYVDLIAAGILDPAKVTRSALQNAASIAALFLTTEAVVADKPEKNAPAMPGGDMGDMGGMGF; encoded by the coding sequence ATGCCTAAGACCATTGCATTCAACGAGGAAGCCCGCCGCGGCCTCGAGCGAGGGATGAACGTCCTCGCCGACGCGGTGAAGGTGACCCTCGGCCCCAAGGGCCGCAACGTCGTCCTCGAGAAGAAGTGGGGCGCTCCGACCATCACCAACGATGGTGTGAGCATCGCCAAGGAGATCGAGCTCGAGGATCCCTACGAGAAGATCGGCGCCGAGCTCGTCAAGGAGGTCGCCAAGAAGACTGACGACGTCGCGGGCGACGGCACCACCACCGCCACAGTGCTCGCTCAGGCGCTCGTGCGCGAGGGCCTGCGCAACGTCGCGGCCGGCGCCAACCCGATCGCGCTCAAGCGTGGCATCGAGAAGGCCGTCGAGGCCGTCTCCGCCCAGCTGCTCTCGATGGCCAAGGACATCGAGACCAAGGAGCAGATCGCTTCGACGGCCGCGATCTCCGCTGCTGACCCCATCGTCGGCGAGATCATCGCCGAGGCGATGGACAAGGTCGGCAAGGAAGGCGTCATCACCGTCGAGGAGAGCAACACCTTCGGGCTCGAGCTCGAGCTCACCGAGGGCATGCGCTTCGACAAGGGCTACATCTCGCAGTACTTCTACACCGATCCTGAGCGCATGGAGGCGGTGCTGGACGACCCATACATCCTCATCGCGAACTCCAAGATCACTTCGGTCAAGGATCTCGTCCCCGTCCTCGAGAAGGTCATGCAGTCGGGCAAGCCCCTGCTGATCATCGCCGAGGACATCGAGGGCGAGGCGCTGGCCACCCTGATCGTCAACAAGGTCAAGGGCACCTTCAAGTCCGTCGCCGTCAAGGCTCCGGGCTTCGGTGACCGCCGCAAGGCCATGCTGACCGACATCGCGATCCTCACCGGTGGCGAGGTCATCAGCGAGGAGGTCGGTCTCAAGCTCGAGAACGCCGACATCTCGCTGCTCGGCACCGCGCGCAAGGTCGTCGTCACCAAGGACGAGACCACCATCGTCGACGGTGGCGGCTCGGAGGACCAGATCACCGGACGGGTCAACCAGATCCGTGCCGAGATCGAGAACTCCGACTCCGACTACGACCGCGAGAAGCTGCAGGAGCGCCTGGCGAAGCTCGCCGGCGGTGTTGCGGTCATCAAGGTCGGCGCGGCCACCGAGGTCGAGCTCAAGGAGCGCAAGCACCGCATCGAGGATGCCGTGCGCAACGCGAAGGCGGCCGTCGAGGAGGGCATCGTCGCCGGTGGCGGCGTGGCACTCGTCCAGGCCACCGCTGCGGCGTTCGAGAAGCTCGAGCTCGAGGGTGACGAGGCGACCGGCGCGGCCATCGTCAAGTCGGCCTCGACCGCTCCGCTCAAGCAGATCGCCGTGAACGCCGGCCTCGAGGGCGGCGTCGTGGCGGAGAAGGTTCAGGGGCTTCCCCTGGGTCACGGCCTCAACGCCGCGACCGGCGAGTACGTCGACCTCATCGCTGCAGGCATCCTCGACCCGGCCAAGGTGACCCGCTCGGCGCTGCAGAACGCAGCCTCGATCGCGGCGCTCTTCCTCACCACCGAGGCCGTCGTCGCCGACAAGCCCGAGAAGAACGCTCCGGCCATGCCGGGCGGCGACATGGGCGACATGGGCGGCATGGGCTTCTGA
- a CDS encoding FMN-binding negative transcriptional regulator yields the protein MYVPRFNALDDDAAIDTLIRTVAAGDLVTADADGIPYATRLPLVWLRDEDRVIAHMALANPHWRTLADDAPALIVVTGPQAYVSPSWYAAKAEHGRVVATWNYTRVELRGTVRVHRDASWLRDAVTRLTDLHEQPRAEPWAVTDAPEPFVEGQLRGIVGIEIAVTSVEAKAKLSQNRSAADQAGVIAGMRAEGGAEPRAVADAMSAHSSSTSAHDTASTR from the coding sequence GTGTACGTGCCCCGCTTCAACGCCCTCGACGACGACGCCGCGATCGACACGCTGATCCGTACGGTCGCTGCCGGCGATCTCGTGACCGCGGACGCCGACGGCATCCCGTACGCGACGCGGCTGCCGCTGGTCTGGCTGCGCGACGAGGACCGCGTGATCGCGCACATGGCGCTCGCGAACCCACACTGGCGCACCCTTGCCGACGATGCGCCCGCGCTGATCGTGGTCACGGGACCGCAGGCGTACGTGTCGCCGTCCTGGTATGCGGCCAAGGCCGAGCATGGACGTGTCGTCGCGACCTGGAACTACACGCGGGTCGAGCTGCGCGGCACGGTCCGTGTGCACCGCGATGCCTCATGGCTCCGCGACGCCGTCACCCGGCTGACCGATCTCCACGAGCAGCCGCGTGCGGAGCCGTGGGCGGTGACGGATGCGCCCGAGCCGTTCGTCGAGGGGCAGCTGCGGGGGATCGTCGGGATCGAGATCGCGGTCACCTCTGTCGAGGCCAAGGCCAAGCTCAGCCAGAACCGTTCGGCCGCCGATCAGGCCGGGGTGATCGCCGGGATGCGGGCAGAGGGTGGTGCCGAGCCGCGCGCGGTCGCCGACGCGATGTCAGCTCACTCCTCGTCGACGTCGGCCCACGACACGGCATCGACCAGGTAG
- a CDS encoding metallophosphoesterase encodes MPTTHRLLHLSDTHVSRTGPDEDGVDAVTALEGLLHDARHVPALDLVLVTGDIADDGSYEGCVAVREMVGAFAAERGIPHVYTTGNHDDRGAFTRALGSGHLDADGRDVGRLAGASAGKRAAVSDVGGLRVITLDSLVPGAVHGELSGGELAWLRGQLATPAPYGTIVALHHPPLSLDSSLIMKDVGLHDRDLLADAVAGTDVQAVLCGHFHHQLSGTMRGVPVWVTPGVVTRIDLTAPPSRTRAVLGAGATVVDLGGPFSPAFHVLQAREPRAGELVYLVDAVSWADVDEE; translated from the coding sequence GTGCCGACCACGCATCGCCTCCTCCACCTCTCCGACACCCACGTGAGCCGTACCGGTCCTGACGAGGACGGTGTCGACGCGGTCACCGCGCTCGAAGGGCTGCTCCACGACGCACGCCACGTCCCCGCCCTCGACCTCGTCCTCGTGACGGGCGACATCGCTGACGACGGCTCGTACGAAGGATGCGTCGCCGTCCGCGAGATGGTGGGCGCGTTCGCCGCGGAGCGCGGCATCCCGCACGTCTACACGACCGGAAACCACGACGACCGCGGTGCGTTCACGCGGGCGCTCGGCTCGGGGCACCTCGACGCCGACGGACGCGACGTGGGGCGGCTCGCCGGCGCCTCAGCCGGCAAGCGCGCCGCCGTGAGCGACGTCGGCGGCCTGCGGGTGATCACGCTCGACAGCCTCGTGCCCGGCGCCGTCCACGGCGAGCTGAGCGGCGGCGAGCTCGCGTGGCTGCGGGGCCAGCTCGCGACGCCCGCGCCGTACGGGACGATCGTCGCGCTCCACCATCCCCCGCTCTCCCTCGACTCGTCGCTGATCATGAAGGACGTCGGGCTGCACGATCGCGACCTTTTGGCCGACGCGGTCGCAGGGACAGACGTCCAGGCGGTGCTGTGCGGGCACTTCCACCACCAGCTGTCGGGCACGATGCGCGGGGTCCCCGTCTGGGTGACCCCGGGTGTGGTGACCCGCATCGACCTCACCGCACCGCCGTCGCGCACGCGCGCCGTGCTCGGTGCCGGAGCCACGGTGGTCGACCTCGGGGGGCCGTTCTCGCCGGCTTTCCACGTGCTGCAGGCGCGGGAGCCGCGCGCGGGCGAGCTCGTCTACCTGGTCGATGCCGTGTCGTGGGCCGACGTCGACGAGGAGTGA
- a CDS encoding LysR family transcriptional regulator has product MNGDGLDVDKLAVLRELAERGSITAVAAATYRTPSAISQALKALERELGAVLVERDGRGVRLTEAGHLLAEGAVEIAQVVARTRARFEEFRGDVRGEVAVAAFPSGAEMLLAPLVPRLAAHAPGVTVRLSDLDLAEHDLAAATADHDVVIGHSVVAVPDARTTGLHVTPLLREPLDVAVAEGHRLATQERVRPEDLAGEPWIGVPEGHPFDLLLPMLAVDGQAPQVVQRFLDNHVVAAFVASGQGIALLPRLWATAAQPRDVRLLGLDGVRAGRHVFALARPDRAERAAVRTVLSDLEVVAGELAARVSR; this is encoded by the coding sequence ATGAATGGAGACGGACTCGACGTCGACAAGCTCGCGGTTCTGCGCGAGCTCGCCGAGCGCGGGAGCATCACGGCGGTCGCCGCCGCGACGTACCGGACGCCGTCGGCGATCTCCCAGGCCCTCAAGGCGCTCGAGCGCGAGCTGGGGGCGGTGCTCGTCGAGCGCGACGGCCGCGGCGTACGGCTCACCGAGGCGGGCCACCTCCTGGCGGAGGGAGCCGTCGAGATCGCGCAGGTGGTGGCACGGACGCGGGCACGGTTCGAGGAGTTCCGTGGTGACGTGCGCGGCGAGGTCGCCGTGGCGGCGTTCCCGAGCGGCGCCGAGATGCTGCTCGCGCCGCTCGTCCCTCGTCTGGCCGCCCACGCGCCTGGCGTCACCGTACGGCTCAGCGACCTCGACCTCGCCGAGCACGACCTCGCGGCGGCGACCGCCGACCACGACGTCGTCATCGGCCACTCCGTCGTGGCGGTGCCCGACGCCCGTACGACGGGCCTGCACGTCACGCCGCTCCTGCGTGAGCCGCTCGACGTCGCCGTCGCGGAGGGCCACCGGCTCGCGACGCAGGAGCGGGTGCGCCCCGAGGACCTCGCCGGCGAGCCGTGGATCGGCGTGCCGGAGGGGCACCCGTTCGACCTGCTCCTCCCGATGCTCGCCGTCGACGGACAGGCGCCCCAGGTCGTCCAGCGGTTCCTCGACAACCACGTCGTCGCGGCGTTCGTCGCGTCGGGGCAGGGGATCGCGCTCCTCCCGCGCCTGTGGGCGACGGCGGCACAGCCGCGGGACGTCCGGCTGCTCGGGCTCGACGGTGTGCGAGCGGGCAGGCACGTCTTCGCGCTGGCGCGACCCGACCGTGCCGAGCGTGCAGCGGTCCGAACCGTGCTGAGTGACCTCGAGGTGGTGGCCGGCGAGCTCGCCGCGCGCGTCAGCCGATGA